The sequence ACTGATTGCTATAATTGTGCCTGGTGAAATATGAGAGATTAGTATCTTCCTCTAAGAGACCATAATTATATAGACACACTTAAATAAGGCAGTAttactggaaaaaaattaataaaatagtgcAAACCCTTAGTTAAagttatgaaaattataaaaatagagaaagcattggattttgtttcattttaaaatcaggCTATCTTAAGGGGTATTATTGCTCTGAAATTATGTTATGTCTTTCTTTAAACCAGTAAGATGTAATCACTGATTTACATGTCTTGTTATTCAACCTTCCTGAGCATCCTCCACTCATgtgtaacaaacaaacaataacaacaaaacaccatggaaAATTTCCAAGGATGCTATGAAAATTaagatatgaaataaaatacactCAGTCAAAAATGACATAGAATAAGTGGTTTATAAAAGCACTGTATTGTGGAGAAAATTCTCATCAGATTTGTGGGTTTCATCAGAATAATTATGACTacccttttatatttttctaaagcTGAATACTGACAAATACAGACAACATAAAACACTGCtttcatatacatatgaaatatgtGATATACaacatatgctttaaaaataattaggaaatagAGAAAGTCATGGACTTCAAATTATTTCTAAGTAGAAAAATACATCAGATAAGTGGAACTATCAaagatatttctttaaaatatttatttaaaaaatcttactATAGTTTTATATTAGTATCAGAGAAAAATTCAATGTAAGCTTAGCAAGACAGTGTTTAATCCTATAAACTATAACAatgtaaaaaattttattatCAAGAATCAATGCACTGATATACAGTCTCCAGCAAATGATTTTTTATTCAGAATTGTAAAATATTCTGGCACCTGTGGTTCAGGCTTGTGAATTTTAGTTGCTCAGAAGAATCCAAGAGAATTAGATGTTTCAGACCACTCTGGGCTATGCACCAGACTATTGTCTCAAAAACGAACCTAAcagtcaagaaaaccaagaaaggaGCAAACAAATGCCAGAACTGTAAATCATCAATTgctttatgtatacatgtgtgtaaaagAAGTTATGCTGTAGTAATGTTCAGATTAGTAGCAAGCAACACCAATGTGCTCAGGAGCATAGGTAGGAACAGGATAAGAGAGTACAATAAAGTTCATTTTGTCTTATGTCATTACAACATTCATTCCTGTTAACATATACTCTCATTTGCTTCTATAAAACATTACTTTATGAACTAATTCCTTGAAGGCttgttttacttgtttatttctcAATGTGTAAATAAAAGGGTTCAACATGGGAGCAATTGAAGTGTTGAGAACAGCTACCCCTTTGGTCAGTGATGCCCTCTCATTAGCAGAAGGTTTGACATACATGAAAATACAGCTTCCATAAGAGATGGAGATGACAATCATGTGAGAGGAACAGGTGGAGAAAGCCTTCTTCCTCTGACTGGCAGATGGGAACCTCAGAATGGTGCTGATGATGCAGATGTACGACAGGATCACTAGTGCCAACGTGAATAGCAGAGTGACAAAAGCAAAGTAAAAGCCAATCATCTCTAGACTCCTTGTatctgagcaggagagctgtAAGATGGGGAAGTAGTCACAGGAGAAGTGATCGATGACATTAGAAGCACAGAAATCTAACTTGAGGACCAGCATGAGTGGTGGGAAGATGGTCAGAAATCCTGCTAGCCATGAGGCAAGGACAAGAAGGGTGCAAACTTTCTGGTTCATGATGATGGTGTAATGCAGTGGTTTGCAGATGGCGACATAGCGATCATAAGACATAGCAGTTAGAAGAAAGAACTCAGACACCCCCATGGAGATGAAGAAAAATAACTGAGCCAAACAGTTGTTATAGGAAATTGTCTTGACTTTAGTAATTATTGACCCCAAAAATCTGGGGATGGAAACGCTGGTGAATATAATTTCTAAGAAGGAGAAGTTCTGGAGGAAGAAATACATAGGAGTCTTTAACTGAGAGTTTAGCAGGGTGAGGATGACAATGGTTAGGTTTCCAGTGATACTTAGTATGTAAGcaatgaataaaaagataaaaattacaaCCTGAAGCTCTGGATCATCTGTTATGCCCAAGAGTACAAACTCAGTGATCACAGAATGGTTTTTCATACTGATTTACTGTTAACAGAATCTAttgataaaaaagaaatcaaagtataaatataatatagaaGAACTGAAACATTAAATATTGGTATTACTATATGCAATGAGCTGAAGCAACAGGAATCTttctataagattttttttactaAATCTTTTCATTCCTACTAAAATATATACAATCatacaattatataaaatatatattgtatatacaatTGAAAAAGAACATGCATCTATTTTTGCTTAAAGTCACCTTCATTATTTTTACACAAAATATCTATGTTTAGAAACTGGACATACACCTTCAAAACAAATTCTTGCAATGTAACTCACTCAACtttatatgtaaatttttattaACATTGTTTTCAGATTTCGTACAGTTTGTAAAATTATGCTGAATAgataatgttaatttaaaaatctaatgcCATTTCCCAGCTTCTGTAATTTATTGGTAGAAAATAATCACATAACCACATCTTCCAAGCTGCTCTCCTGTTATAATTACTTTTATTCTTAGTATGTATCAGTTTAAAATGAccatggaaaaacatgtttggCACCATGGGAATACAGGACTAGATGAgctttgcttaaaaaaaatgttggctAAAATCGAGTGTAGTATCTATTCTTATCATGTTCTTAATCTATAGGAATGAAAGCCCAAGTCAGAGAGATTAATTACAATATAGATAGAGATGAGTGGGATACATTtatgtcattttaatatttttttgctAAGATCACTTTGGGCTTTTACTTTCAAACTTTTCTgagtataaaaaggaaaaatttaaggTCCTTTCCCCCAAATCTCAATGGATACCATCACCTTTCTTTTCAAGGACTGATCAGAATATGTAAGATTTTCTATATGATCTACTTTATCCAAACCACAAAGCTCTACACTGTACCATCTTTACTCCACTCCCTTCTATTTTCTCCTGTTACTTATCAAACAACATAGAGTCTGTGAATTACATTTTCAATCATATTTGTTGTATAATTTCCTTTATGAGGCAACACATCAGGTGGTAGATGTAAATGGTAGAGCTAATTATTGGCATTATTTAACTTACTACTTTTTGTTTCTTGCTCCCAGCATTGTCtctatttaggaatatatataataaacatatatatttataattaacatgTCCTAAAACTACAGATTAAAAGGCAGAGACTATTATTGTGGTTTGAACAATGATTGAAATAtactaaaaatgtaaaagtagtagtaataaagtaatattttaaaattcttgcaCTTTTTCCAATAAAACAAGCCTTCAGATGTCagaaaaatatgcatttatttctaaatatggaGCATATGCTTGATATGTCTGATGACACTATCAAACATGTAATCCTAAATTAgtctttatttacttaaaaacaagATGAAATATACTCATAGTATTCTTCGAAATAACGTTTTTTTCATCCAGCTTATTCTTGTCTCTATCACACAAAATGTGTCACATAGAAAAAGCACAAGCTGGATTGCTTGTGAGATATCTGGCAGTCTCATAAATACAGCATATTTGTCTTTAATACTTTTTTTGcctcacagaaacagaagcagaccTATGACTCAAATTCTAAAGCTTGCTATTGTAATCATAAGAATTCTTCAAGCAAATTTAGCAGGGAAACTTTTAGAAACTGGAAGGTGAAACATTTCAAAGCACCCTGGTTAAGTTAGCTTGAATACTGCACAAAGACAGAAGCACTTTACCTTCTCTGACCAGTGCAGAAATCCTTCGAGACTAGATTGATGAAAGGAAGGATGCAAGCAGATGTACTTTCATAAGATGCTGTGATGTCAAACACATCTTCTGGAAAGccaaaaaaatataaagagacaATGGAAAAACTGTCCCAATCAGCTGCTAATCTGACCTGGCTTCCCTTTGGCCAAACTAAATTTTCCCATTAAGCAGATAGATTCAGTATATACAGTGAAGGTAATTTATTCTTGATGCCTCTGGGATTAGCTAAATCCAATTCTACAATGACTCTTTGAACATAGGACACTTATTTTACTCATTAGTAAATCTCTCCCACACAGAGAATGAGTGACAAAAAAcataatatctttaaaattagaattgtacttcagctgtattttattttgaattttataatcAACATATGAAAACCTAGTATTACAGTAGTATATAGAAACCTATCAGTGTATTTCCTACCAGGTTTTCATTACCCTCCAGGCTTCAAATTTACCAGCATAAAAACAGAGTTTTCTAtcaattatttatatgtattaaggtatattttatttaatccatGTTACAAATTTCACAAGGACAGTAATTATACAATTATGTCACATTAAATATTCTGTAACTCTCTTGTTCTGTCATTTTTTAGTACACAGTACTGGATGGTATTCTTGTCACATTATCTAGACAAACTCCATTTGTAACTTGTGTAACTTCTATGTTAGATACTCAAGGAGACTTATATGCAATttagtaatttaatttttttttaagaacgggaatttggggctggagagatggctcagtggttaagagcactggctgctcttccaaaggtcctgagttcaattcccagcaaccacatggtggctcacaaccatctgtaatgagatctggtgccctcttctgatgtgcaagcatacatgcagacagaacactgtatacataataaataaataaatctttaaaaaaagaaaaaaaaaagaatccttgctttaaaacaaaacaaaacaaaaccaaaacaattagcagggctgtggtggcacacacctttaatcccagcacccaggaggtagaggaaggtggatctctgtgagtttgaggctatcctcgtctacagagtgagatccaggaaaggtgcaaagctacacagagaaaccctgtctcagaaaaaaaaaaagaaagaaaagaacaggaaattTGGTGTACTAGTTCACCTCAGTGGTTATAATACTGCATTGCATTCTATCTTTTTGCATACATGTGACAATTATTGATGCAATGTATCTATAAACTAACTTTTGATAGGTTATTTCATTTCCCTCCTACAAATTATAAATCCTTGACTTTACATGCTAATCAAAATtggaaatacttaaaatttttataagtaaattaacaaaataatatcCTAATTCATTTAGTTGAAAAAGTCTCATTCAAATAAGAGCATACTTCTTGTGTTTGATATATAGAAATCCAATTTTGCTTCAAAGTAGAATTTAATTggcatttctaaaaatattttgtagttaTAAAATAGGATTttgaaaacattaaacaaaataatgagcATAAGCTTCATCACAGGGTAGTTCCTGTGTACTGATTGCTAGCATATGAATTCTAGAACTCCAAAGCTTTCCATGTGAGCGCATAACATGAGTatctgaagaaacaggaaaacaaaatgaggTCACTAGAAGGGGTAATAGATAAGATAATAGCAGGATACACATGatataaaaggggaaatgtgcaAAACAGCGGTCTAAttagagaagggggagagagatgaGAAGAAGAGAAGGGTAAGGTAACAGGTTGAAAAACTTCTAAGGagtcatactattaactatttaaTAATATTTGCAATACATGCAagtctgtgtgtacatacactatatagtttaaatgaaattttctcatctggaaTGACAACCCTCCTCTGAAGAACCATAGACCTCCAACACCAGGCATGAAAAGTCCCtttttgagttattggtcaggaTGATCCAAGAGATTTCCAAAACATTACAGTCTGTTGCTTTAGTACTTGGGTAGCTCCAGTATTGGAAGTtaagtctctattgctgaagataccatttATTTTGAACACAGAGCCCAGAGGCCCTGAGCTGGTTCTGAACTGAATGCTTCCTCCttgaagactagctttcatggtaccacaAGGCACTATAAaagtttccaaaggagggaagtaaCCAATAGTCCTACTcactatgatgcctatgaaccccAGCAAGGGCAAGCATTGCATGATAACTCTAAGAATACAGTAAGGGTACATGTATCTTGGCACTAATCAACATCTCCTtagttggacttaaggcctgctcaacaaTAGGGGACTCATGaatggtactggaaacctagacaattatccagggctagtgaagtcataaATCTTGAAGGGGAACCTATAACTACCACTTTATAAAACCAGCATAGTCActagatataaaaatattttagctgggtggtggtggcacatgcctttaaccccagcactcaggaggcagagccaagcggatctctgtgagtttgaggccagcctggtctacagagcgagatccagggcaggcaccaaaactacatagagaaaccctgtcttgaaaaaccaatatatatacaAGTAGCATTGTGTgttaaacaattaaagaaaaagaagtcacaaatttgaaagagagcaggaggAATGCATGTAAAGGGTTGCAGGGAAGAAAACAAGGAgcgaaatgatgtaattataacttaaaaaattatacataaaaattttcATATTCTCTAAAAATAGACAtctttattattggttttttcaTGTTCATGAATTACCTATTAAATGTTTACTTTCATTTGGAagctatttatatttattaatatatgcttatttatatatatgtataattactGTAATATGTTTcaaagaatattattttttaagttctttgtggCATTGATCAAGTACAAAGGATGGTCCAATCTAAGATGAATTCTTCTTGGCCAATTTTTCTGAGATATTCTTCTCTACATATCTCAGTTTTACATAAATATTCCTGTATATTTACAACatcttgtgtttttatgtttcaGTAGTTAATCTAACCTTAACCACTATTGTTTTTGTTGAAGAAGTTGTatataacaattaatgaaaaagaagtcatgaatttgaaaaagagcaaggagaatATATGAAAGGGTTTGGAGGCAGGAATGGAAGGGGAAAAGTACAATattaaatcagaaaataaatggactacttttaaaaactaatatatCAACAACTTAGAATAGAAAATTTTGATTTCAACTCACAGTTTCAACTGTTAGCAATGGGTAGAGTAGAACAATTTAGATCATGTAACCAATTTAGAGCAGGTAACCCAAGAGGAATAATTCTTGCACTAGATAGTTTTCTCCCTTTCAGCTTTAGTCCACATAAATTTATCTGTGAACATTGTGGCCAATATTAGGGGTGTGTCTTCTCTATCAGTTAATTCCCTTGGAAAGTGCCTTCATAGTATAAACAGTAAAGTGTTTCATTAATCTTTCAGGTGCCTCTCAATCcattcaagttgacaatcaagattaaccactGAATTTCATAATGTTAATAGTTTGTGTCTCTTTCTAATGCTCTGGTTAGTCTTGGTAGGGGTTTATCAATTTAATTGATCATTTTAAAACCACAGCTTatgatttcattgaatttttctAGTTATTCTTTTACTATCTGctatagtatttattatttattccctTCCACTTCCAGAGTATGAACCTTAGTTATGACACTAATTGTATGCATTTAATTTTAAGTATACATCTATTCGTGTAGATATAGTGTGATTTATTATCATACATGtgcaaacatagacacacacacacatatacactttcTCACATGTGGTAAAATTTAATTGTTTTCCAAATATACCTTTATATATAAAGTCCTATTTAATTAATCTTCAATTTTTGTcacatttgaatttcatatagtataagatattttcattttttcttcaacTTTTTAATGCATTGGCTATTTACAATTATATTGTTTCATTcccacatattttcttttttagtttttagtttgtaaagagtttattttagttaATAGTCCAAGATGCTGTGAACCATTGTGGGAATGTCAAGGTAGCAGGAGCTTAAACCAGCAAGTCACATTATGTCAacaaccaggaaacagagagatgaatactagttagctctcagatctgtttttactacttcctgtgaCCAGGATCTCCTGCTCTGATGTGGGATGGTCTGCCCACATCAATAAGATAAACCCCTATAGGTATTCCCAGAGGCTCATATCCTACTTTTGTATCTATTTGAATTAGTAATTTCTAGTTTGATTCCATGATCTGTATATAAAATTGTATAATGTCTAGTCCTTCAGTTTGTTAATATCTAGATTAGAGCTGTTCTTTATTATTGAATATTTCATGGTCCCTTGGGAATATTATTGAATGACTGACTATACTAAGTGCAGGATGGATATAGAGGAAACACAACAAGAACATTTATGATCTAAAAGTCTCAGTTTTAGAGAGCATATAATATGTACAAGtacattataaataaacacacatatataaatataatataaaataatataataaatcatGTGAACAGAGAACTAGGAAGGTTAATTTGCTTACTTTGTATAGGAAGGTTGAATAGAAGGATTGTGACTGAAAGTGTGTTTTATAGGGCATTGGGTATTGAGATAGTAATATATAATAGGATTTAGGTCTAAACTGCAGAGGTGTAGATTTGGTTGATAAGGGCATAATGTAATAAAGACAATGCCAAATTAAAAAATTTGAGGGGTGTTAATTACATTAGAAGAATGACTAAATATGAGAGTGAGATTTAGTTTTGATACatatttaaattgaaataattacatctttccccctttccctttctttcctttaatcCCTCCCAGATAACTCCATTCAACCCCTCCCGTGCTCCTCCTCAAATTGATAGTATCTTTTAAaacttattatt comes from Onychomys torridus chromosome 20, mOncTor1.1, whole genome shotgun sequence and encodes:
- the LOC118571095 gene encoding olfactory receptor 6C3-like, which produces MKNHSVITEFVLLGITDDPELQVVIFIFLFIAYILSITGNLTIVILTLLNSQLKTPMYFFLQNFSFLEIIFTSVSIPRFLGSIITKVKTISYNNCLAQLFFFISMGVSEFFLLTAMSYDRYVAICKPLHYTIIMNQKVCTLLVLASWLAGFLTIFPPLMLVLKLDFCASNVIDHFSCDYFPILQLSCSDTRSLEMIGFYFAFVTLLFTLALVILSYICIISTILRFPSASQRKKAFSTCSSHMIVISISYGSCIFMYVKPSANERASLTKGVAVLNTSIAPMLNPFIYTLRNKQVKQAFKELVHKVMFYRSK